The following are from one region of the Eubacterium sp. MSJ-33 genome:
- the panC gene encoding pantoate--beta-alanine ligase, whose amino-acid sequence MEIVTTVKEVRDRVKAWKKEGKQVGLVPTMGYLHEGHKSLIDKAVAENDAVVVSVFVNPMQFGPTEDLASYPRDLEADAKLCEAAGASLIFHPEPEEMYKDGFCSFVDMNGLTNALCGLSRPVHFRGVCTVVNKLFNIVQPDKAYFGEKDAQQLAVIKRMVTDLNMDIEIVGCPIIREADGLAKSSRNTYLSPESRKQAVILSKAIFLGKKMVEDGERDAAKIKKAMTDLINTMPLATIDYVEIVDGMTMQSIDTLKGDILCAIAVNIGGEARLIDNFHYTV is encoded by the coding sequence ATGGAAATTGTAACAACAGTGAAGGAAGTTCGGGATAGAGTCAAAGCATGGAAGAAGGAGGGCAAGCAGGTTGGTCTGGTGCCGACAATGGGATATCTGCATGAGGGACATAAGAGCCTGATCGACAAGGCAGTTGCAGAAAATGATGCGGTTGTAGTCAGCGTATTTGTAAATCCAATGCAGTTTGGACCAACCGAGGATCTGGCAAGCTACCCAAGAGATTTAGAGGCAGATGCAAAGCTGTGCGAGGCAGCCGGCGCAAGTCTGATATTCCATCCGGAACCGGAGGAAATGTATAAGGATGGTTTCTGTTCTTTCGTTGATATGAACGGACTTACCAATGCACTGTGTGGATTGTCCCGCCCGGTTCATTTCCGTGGTGTATGTACGGTAGTGAATAAGCTGTTCAATATTGTACAGCCGGATAAGGCATATTTCGGTGAGAAGGATGCACAGCAGCTCGCTGTAATCAAGCGTATGGTTACCGATCTGAACATGGATATCGAAATCGTTGGATGCCCGATCATCCGTGAAGCAGACGGACTTGCAAAGAGCTCTAGAAATACGTATCTCTCTCCGGAGTCCAGAAAGCAGGCAGTGATCTTGTCCAAGGCAATCTTCCTTGGTAAAAAGATGGTAGAAGATGGCGAGCGTGACGCAGCGAAGATCAAGAAGGCTATGACTGACCTGATCAACACAATGCCGCTTGCAACGATCGATTATGTGGAGATCGTAGATGGTATGACTATGCAGAGCATCGACACATTGAAGGGTGACATCTTGTGTGCAATCGCAGTCAATATCGGCGGCGAAGCAAGACTTATTGATAATTTCCACTATACAGTTTAG
- the panD gene encoding aspartate 1-decarboxylase: MTVNMLKSKIHRATVKQAELQYVGSITIDEALMEAAGIFEYEKVQIVDIENGNRFETYVIAGERESGMICLNGAAARQVCVGDKIIIMCYADMTPEEVQTHKPKVVFVDEENKISRLTNYEKHGRLEDM; the protein is encoded by the coding sequence ATGACAGTCAATATGCTGAAAAGTAAAATACATCGCGCAACGGTAAAGCAGGCAGAACTGCAGTATGTCGGCAGCATCACGATTGATGAGGCACTGATGGAGGCGGCTGGCATCTTTGAATATGAGAAGGTGCAGATCGTTGATATCGAAAATGGAAACCGCTTCGAGACTTATGTAATCGCCGGTGAGCGTGAGAGCGGCATGATCTGCTTAAACGGCGCTGCCGCAAGACAGGTGTGTGTCGGAGATAAGATCATCATTATGTGTTATGCAGATATGACGCCGGAAGAGGTACAGACACATAAGCCGAAGGTTGTATTTGTTGATGAGGAGAATAAAATTTCAAGACTGACAAATTACGAGAAACATGGTAGACTAGAGGATATGTGA
- the coaBC gene encoding bifunctional phosphopantothenoylcysteine decarboxylase/phosphopantothenate--cysteine ligase CoaBC — MLTGKKIVLGVSGGIAAYKMANVASMLSKLHADIHVVMTENATHFITPETFEVLTGNHCYTDTFDRCMELHVPHIALGTQADAILIAPASADVVGKIANGIADDMLTTCVLPATCPVMLAPSMNVHMYENPIVQDNMKKLASYGYEIIEADEGYLACRDIGKGKLPPEHVLVDYIIRACAMDKDLAGKKVLVTAGATRESIDPVRYITNHSTGKMGYALARMAAFRGAKVTLVAGPTNLEDPLFVDMVKVVTAEDMYEAVTSRSADMDIIIKAAAVADYRPENVSDEKIKKQDGNMAIPLTRTKDILAYLGEHKKDGQFICGFSMETEHMVENSKKKLDKKHIDMVAANNLKVAGAGFGVDTNIMTLITKEGEKELPLMSKEDVANAILDEIVAKIN; from the coding sequence ATGCTTACAGGAAAGAAGATCGTGCTCGGTGTGAGTGGTGGTATCGCAGCCTACAAGATGGCGAATGTTGCAAGCATGCTTTCCAAGCTGCATGCAGACATCCATGTTGTGATGACAGAGAATGCGACACATTTTATCACACCGGAGACATTTGAAGTACTGACAGGAAACCACTGTTATACAGATACATTTGACCGTTGCATGGAACTGCATGTACCCCATATCGCGCTCGGTACGCAGGCGGATGCAATTCTGATTGCACCTGCAAGTGCGGATGTAGTTGGCAAGATCGCGAATGGAATTGCGGATGATATGCTCACAACCTGTGTGCTTCCTGCAACCTGTCCGGTTATGCTTGCCCCATCCATGAATGTACATATGTACGAGAATCCGATCGTGCAGGATAATATGAAGAAACTTGCCTCCTATGGATATGAAATCATCGAGGCTGACGAAGGATATCTGGCTTGCCGGGATATCGGCAAAGGAAAGCTTCCGCCGGAGCATGTACTTGTGGATTATATTATCCGTGCCTGCGCAATGGACAAAGACCTTGCAGGAAAGAAGGTGCTTGTGACAGCGGGTGCCACACGGGAGTCCATTGATCCGGTTCGTTATATCACGAATCATTCGACCGGCAAGATGGGGTATGCATTGGCACGCATGGCGGCATTCCGTGGCGCTAAAGTTACACTTGTGGCAGGACCGACGAATCTGGAAGATCCATTGTTTGTCGATATGGTGAAGGTTGTTACGGCGGAAGATATGTATGAGGCAGTGACAAGCCGAAGCGCGGACATGGATATCATCATCAAGGCAGCGGCGGTTGCCGATTACCGTCCGGAAAATGTCAGCGATGAAAAGATCAAAAAGCAGGATGGCAACATGGCTATTCCGCTTACAAGAACAAAGGATATTTTGGCATATCTTGGCGAGCATAAGAAGGACGGTCAGTTTATCTGCGGATTTTCTATGGAGACGGAACATATGGTAGAAAATTCGAAGAAGAAGTTAGATAAGAAGCATATTGATATGGTTGCTGCAAACAACCTGAAGGTAGCAGGCGCTGGATTCGGTGTCGATACGAATATTATGACACTCATAACAAAAGAGGGAGAAAAAGAACTCCCTCTGATGAGCAAAGAAGATGTCGCAAATGCGATATTGGATGAAATCGTTGCAAAGATAAACTAA